The genomic stretch GCTAGGGCTGGACGATCTTTTTCCCCGTTCCCGCCTGCTAGCAGGGTATTACGCCGGGGATAAGCCTACTCATGAACTACAACCTGCCGAAGTGCTTTGCGGTGCCTGCATGCTCATCCGGAAAAAAGCCTGGGATGCCGTGGGTGGATTTGATGAAACCTATTTTCTATATGGGGAAGATACCGATTTGTGCCTGCGCCTCCACCAGCAGGGATTGCAAAGCTATTTCTTCCCGGACTGGAAAGTATTGCATTTCAAATACCGGAGCATGAGAAGCAATCCAGAGGTTCACCGGTATTATTTTTTCCGGGCAATGAAAATCTATGTACGAAAACATTTCCCGCATCATCAGTGGTATTTGTTTCCGGGTATTGAAATGATGTACAGGTTATCCCGTTTTTCGTCCAAATTCCGGCAGGCTCCAGCTTGCACATTCATTGGCCAGCAGTTAAAAGGTACTATTCTCACCTCGCCGTCGCATCCACCGCTCCCACCCTGGTGTGAACCACCTTCCTGGCAGATCAGAGAGATGACTGCTGATGAATCGTTACCTGTCTTTTCAGACCATTCTCCAAATCATGTGCTGGCC from Thermoflavifilum aggregans encodes the following:
- a CDS encoding glycosyltransferase family 2 protein — protein: MKLSVILVHYQTPDYLELCLWAVRKAVQDIAAEILVVDNASPSQEIRVLSSYFPEVTWIWNTRNMGFGAACNQAASRASGTYLLFLNPDTLIDPDGLQRALAYMDQHPEGHALGPWLQNSKGEFLKEARRAFPTPWNSLCKVLGLDDLFPRSRLLAGYYAGDKPTHELQPAEVLCGACMLIRKKAWDAVGGFDETYFLYGEDTDLCLRLHQQGLQSYFFPDWKVLHFKYRSMRSNPEVHRYYFFRAMKIYVRKHFPHHQWYLFPGIEMMYRLSRFSSKFRQAPACTFIGQQLKGTILTSPSHPPLPPWCEPPSWQIREMTADESLPVFSDHSPNHVLAVYTAAFTPDRFFRLVSIAGRCNKCIAWINPCTGKLVIHQE